The window GCCTCGTCATCAGATCCGCGATGATGAAGTTCGAAAACGTGACACCCTGCATGGTGACCTTGGTACCGCCCGTCTCACCGACACCGGTGAGCCAGCAGTTGTCAGGCACGTTGACGCACAGATCGTTCATCATGCGCACGCGCGCGTAGCGGTCCTTGTCCAGCGAGGCGATGACCGCCAGGCGCTTGTTGACCTCCTCGCGCTCCTTCTGCAGCTTGCGGATCTTCGCCAGCTGCGGCGCGAGACGGGCCGACTCCTCGTTGAGGGCCTGGATCTTGGTGTCGTACTCCTTGATCTTCT of the Candidatus Krumholzibacteriia bacterium genome contains:
- a CDS encoding PilN domain-containing protein produces the protein MIRINLLPHEERSSKRKISLPTISGGAVLWVSLGLIVYGGAVAGIWTLQTQKIKEYDTKIQALNEESARLAPQLAKIRKLQKEREEVNKRLAVIASLDKDRYARVRMMNDLCVNVPDNCWLTGVGETGGTKVTMQGVTFSNFIIADLMTRLESSGRFQQVALVKAEEGNIEDVRVVQFALSATLAD